ATCTATGCCTATATTGTTTGGGAATTCGGACACTTTATCTATCACTTTTTAGGTCATAAAGTCCGATTGTTTTGGTGCCTTCATGCCACGCATCATACCCCTTAGGACATGAATCTTTCCGTAACCTATGCCCATTTTTTTCTGGAAGCGCCCTATGCGGATGTCATTAGAACCACGGTTTGTCTGCTTTTAGGCGTGGAACCTGTCATGTTGTTCCTGATTATGTTCATTGACGGAACCTACGGTGCTTTTATTCATGTGGGCGAAAATATGATTAAGGACGCTAGATTCGGGTTTTTGAACAAAATCATGCTAACGCCCTCCCACCATAGGGTGCATCATGCCCGAAACCCGCTATATATGGACACCAATTTCTGTAATCTATTAAATATCTGGGACCGGGTTTTTGGTACTTACCAAGAAGAACAACCTGATACCAAGCCTGAGTATGGCATTACCCGAAAAGTAAACAGCGGTAGTTTTATAGATGTATATTTTGGAGAAATCATTGCCTTGGCCAAGGACGTTTTTCACGCACCAGGAATAAAGAACAAATTGGCCTATATTTTTATGCCCCCTGGATGGAGCCACACAGGGGAACATAAAACCTCAAAAATTGTCCGTGCGAATTATTTGGCGAATAAGTCGGCCTAAATACCAGCGATTTCCTTGATTTCTAGTATGATGCTATCAGCAAGGGAATCCGCATCATCCTGACTTTTCGCTTCGGTATAAATTCTAATGATGGGTTCCGTATTCGATTTTCTCAGGTGCACCCAATTTTCAGGAAAGTCGATTTTTACACCATCAATAGTGGAAATTTCTTCATTTTTATATTTGTCGGCCATCTCACGTAAGATTCCATCTACATCAAGTCCTGGCGTAAGCTCAATTTTCTTTTTGCTCATAAAATAGCTGGGGTAGCTGGCCCTCAATTCTGCGACTGTTCCACCTTTTTCGGCCATCAACATCAGAAACAAAGCGGTGCCTACCAAAGCATCACGTCCATAATGACTATCTGGGTAAATGATACCACCGTTTCCTTCCCCGCCAATAATGGCATTATTCGCTTTCATTTTTGTCACTACGTTTACTTCGCCCACAGCTGCCGCTTCATATGTGCCTCCATGTTTTTCGGTAATATCCCTTAAAGCTCTGGAGGACGAGAGATTAGAAACCGTATTTCCTTTGGTTTTGCCCAAAACATAATCGGCACAGGCCACTAAGGTATACTCTTCCCCAAACATCTCCCCGTCATTGCTTATAAACGCCAATCGGTCAACATCAGGATCTACAACAATACCAAAATCGGCTTTTTCCTCCACGACCTTTTTACAGATATCGCCTAAATGCTCTTTTAAAGGCTCTGGATTATGGGGAAAATGGCCGGTTGGGTCACAATACAATTTCACCACTTCAACCCCCAATTCATGCAACAGTTTGGGAATGGCAATGCCTCCCGTGGAATTGACACCATCGACCACGACCTTAAATTTTGCTTTCTTAATAACATCTGCATCCACCAAGGATAGATTTAATACTTCGTCAATATGTATGTCTATATAACTATCATTTTTAATGATCTCCCCTAAATCGTCTACTTCGGAAAAATCGAAATCTTCCCGTTCGGCAATTTCCAAAATTTTGGCACCTTGGGCAGCATCCAAAAATTCGCCCCGCTCGTTCAGTAATTTAAGGGCGTTCCATTGTTTTGGATTGTGGCTTGCGGTAAGGATAATACCGCCATCTGCATTTTCCAAAGGCACGGCTATTTCAACCGTAGGGGTTGTGGAAAGATCTAGGTCAATGACATCGATGCCAAGTCCCACAAGGGTTGAAACGACCAAATTCTGTATCATTTCCCCAGATAGCCGGGCATCCCTGCCTATAACTACCTTCAATTTTTCCTTTTTGGAGTAGTCCTTTAGCCATATGCCATAGGATGCCGCAAATTTTACCGCATCAATGGGTGTTAGGTTATCTCCTGGTTTTCCTCCTATGGTGCCTCGTATTCCTGAAATCGATTTGATTAGTGTCATATTTGAAGTAAGTTTTTGCAAATATAAAGGGTTAGGGTTATTTGAAAGTTCTTCAATTCGTAAATTCGACTTTTATAGAAAAATATCGGCCCATTGAACTTTTTAGCACATATTTACCTTTCATTTAACGATAAAGATATTACCATTGGCAATTTTATTGCGGATAGTATACGGGGCAATAAATACAAACACCTACCCCCTCGAATTCAACAAGGTATTTTGTTGCACAGGGCAATAGATACTTTTACGGATGCCCACAATATACCCAAAATTAGCAGCAAACGGCTCCACAAGAATTATAGCCATTACAGCCGGGTAATCGTGGATATATTTTACGACCATTTTTTGGCAAAGAATTGGTCCGTATATTCTGATGTGCCCCTTGAATTGTTCGTTGACAATTTTTATGATTCCTTGGAAGAATACTATCATTTCCTACCGGATAGCACAAAGCATATGATGCCGTATATGATTGCCGACAATTGGTTGCTCAATTACTCCAACATGGAAGGAATAGCCAAAGTACTGACAGGCATGAACCGAAGGACCCAAAATAAATCCAAGATGAATTTTGCCATTCTGGACCTGGAACAAAACTATGATGATTTTGAAGAAGAGTTTACCCAATTTTTTGAGGAATTGGTTATCTTTTCCAAACAGAAATACATCTCCTTAAAACTTGTAAAAAACCAGCTTTAAACCAGAACACATGAAAAAATATTTCTTACTTCTATTCGCTTTTATTGTATTCGTTCACTGTAAAAAGGCTTCAGTAGTACCTACAGGATTGGTCACTGAAAAAGCCATGGTGGTTTCCGCGCGGGAAGAGGCCTCTAAAATTGGGGTGGAAATTATGAAGAAGGGAGGTAATGCCTTTGATGCTATGGTAGCCACAGAAATGGCCTTGGTTGTGGCCTATCCTTTTGCCGGTAATCTGGGCGGTGGCGGATTTATGGTTTATAGAAAGGCCAACGGCGATGTTGGTGGCTTGGATTATAGGGAAAAAGCTCCCCTTGCGGGCCATAAGGATATGTATTTGGATTCTTTGGGCAATGTCATCCCCAATATGAGCACGGTGGGTGCCACAGCTGTTGGGGTGCCTGGTACCGTGGCCGGGATTATTGAGGTGCATAAAAAATTTGGGTCATTACCGTTAGAAGAAATATTCGAACCCGTTATCGCATTGGCGGAAAAAGGGGTATCGGTAACGGTAAATCAGGAAAAAAGATTGGCAAGCCAGCGTGACAAGTTTATTGAAGTAAATGGTGACAGTACAAAGTTTGCCCAAGTATTCAAGGAAGGCGATATCATACAATACCCGGCCTTGGCCAATACCATGCGCCGAATTGCAAAAAACGGGAGGGACGGCTTTTACAAAGGGGAAACCGCCCAAAAACTGGCGGCCTTTATCCAAGAAAAAGGAGGTTTTATTACTGAGGAAGACTTGGAAAAATATGAGGCGGTATGGAGACAACCCATTGTATTCAAATATAAGGACCTTCGGATAGTTTCCATGAGCCCACCTAGCAGCGGAGGGGTTACCATCAATCAAATCTTTAAAATGATAGAGCCTTATGAGCTGTCGGATTTTGGACATAACTCGGCAAAGACCATTCAGTTGTTTACCGAAGCTTCAAGAAGGGCCTATGCGGACCGGAATTATTATTTGGGTGATCCGGATTTTGTGGACATTCCGTTGGATGTATTGTTGAGCGATTCCTATTTAAAGGAGCGTATGCAGAATTTCTCCTTTGACAAGGCCACCAAATCCTCCGAAGTTGAAAGAGGCAATGTTGAAATCGTAGAAAGTATGGAAACAACGCACTATTCCATCGTAGATGCAGAAGGTAATGCCGTCTCCGTAACCACAACCTTAAATGGAGCTTACGGCTCCAAGCTGTATTCGGACGAATTGGGCTTTTTTCTAAATAACGAAATGGACGACTTTAGTGCGAAACCAGGAGTTCCCAATATGTTTGGACTCATCGGTGCCGAAGCAAATAGCATAGCCCCTGAAAAACGCATGTTGAGCAGTATGACCCCTACGATTGTGGAAAAGGACGGAAAACTTTGGATGGTAGTCGGTACACCAGGCGGTTCCACAATTATTACGGCCGTGGCCCAAACGATCCTAAACGCCTATGAGTTTGATATGAGCATGCAGGACGCAGTAAATGCCCCACGTTTTCACCATCAATGGTTGCCAGATATGGTCATTTTTGAGCCGGACGGTTTTCCCGATACCTTAAAGGAAGAAATGAAAGCAAAAGGGTATATTATCAATGAAGACCGTACGCCGATTATAGGCAAGGTTGATGCCATTAAGGTATTG
Above is a window of Maribacter algicola DNA encoding:
- a CDS encoding acyl carrier protein phosphodiesterase codes for the protein MNFLAHIYLSFNDKDITIGNFIADSIRGNKYKHLPPRIQQGILLHRAIDTFTDAHNIPKISSKRLHKNYSHYSRVIVDIFYDHFLAKNWSVYSDVPLELFVDNFYDSLEEYYHFLPDSTKHMMPYMIADNWLLNYSNMEGIAKVLTGMNRRTQNKSKMNFAILDLEQNYDDFEEEFTQFFEELVIFSKQKYISLKLVKNQL
- a CDS encoding sterol desaturase family protein — protein: MNLSVTYAHFFLEAPYADVIRTTVCLLLGVEPVMLFLIMFIDGTYGAFIHVGENMIKDARFGFLNKIMLTPSHHRVHHARNPLYMDTNFCNLLNIWDRVFGTYQEEQPDTKPEYGITRKVNSGSFIDVYFGEIIALAKDVFHAPGIKNKLAYIFMPPGWSHTGEHKTSKIVRANYLANKSA
- the glmM gene encoding phosphoglucosamine mutase, whose product is MTLIKSISGIRGTIGGKPGDNLTPIDAVKFAASYGIWLKDYSKKEKLKVVIGRDARLSGEMIQNLVVSTLVGLGIDVIDLDLSTTPTVEIAVPLENADGGIILTASHNPKQWNALKLLNERGEFLDAAQGAKILEIAEREDFDFSEVDDLGEIIKNDSYIDIHIDEVLNLSLVDADVIKKAKFKVVVDGVNSTGGIAIPKLLHELGVEVVKLYCDPTGHFPHNPEPLKEHLGDICKKVVEEKADFGIVVDPDVDRLAFISNDGEMFGEEYTLVACADYVLGKTKGNTVSNLSSSRALRDITEKHGGTYEAAAVGEVNVVTKMKANNAIIGGEGNGGIIYPDSHYGRDALVGTALFLMLMAEKGGTVAELRASYPSYFMSKKKIELTPGLDVDGILREMADKYKNEEISTIDGVKIDFPENWVHLRKSNTEPIIRIYTEAKSQDDADSLADSIILEIKEIAGI
- the ggt gene encoding gamma-glutamyltransferase, which gives rise to MKKYFLLLFAFIVFVHCKKASVVPTGLVTEKAMVVSAREEASKIGVEIMKKGGNAFDAMVATEMALVVAYPFAGNLGGGGFMVYRKANGDVGGLDYREKAPLAGHKDMYLDSLGNVIPNMSTVGATAVGVPGTVAGIIEVHKKFGSLPLEEIFEPVIALAEKGVSVTVNQEKRLASQRDKFIEVNGDSTKFAQVFKEGDIIQYPALANTMRRIAKNGRDGFYKGETAQKLAAFIQEKGGFITEEDLEKYEAVWRQPIVFKYKDLRIVSMSPPSSGGVTINQIFKMIEPYELSDFGHNSAKTIQLFTEASRRAYADRNYYLGDPDFVDIPLDVLLSDSYLKERMQNFSFDKATKSSEVERGNVEIVESMETTHYSIVDAEGNAVSVTTTLNGAYGSKLYSDELGFFLNNEMDDFSAKPGVPNMFGLIGAEANSIAPEKRMLSSMTPTIVEKDGKLWMVVGTPGGSTIITAVAQTILNAYEFDMSMQDAVNAPRFHHQWLPDMVIFEPDGFPDTLKEEMKAKGYIINEDRTPIIGKVDAIKVLPDGKLEGGADKRGDDAAVGF